The DNA region TCCCAGGGACGTGGACCCGGAGCTGGAGAACCTGCTGCGCTCCCATGGCGCGTACATCGAAAAGGTCATCCCCCGGACCGGAGAGCTTGGCGACCCGTGCTACCGCGCCTTCCGCGAAGCCGTGTCCGAACGCGGCTTCCTCCCGTTTGCCACATCCGGACCGGACAACTGGTCCGGCATCGAAGGCGGCCGCACCCTGGGCTACGAGCTCGCGCTCCAGCTCTCCGAGGCGGGCATCGAGCTCGACCACCTCGTTCTCCAGGTGGGCGGCGGGGCCATGGCCCGGGCCGTGGTCGAGGCGCTGGAGTCGTGCCGGGAGTGGGGAATGCTGGAGCGGGTGCCGCGAATCCATGCCGTGCAGCCGACCGGGAGCTTCCCCTTTGTGCGCTGCCACGCCCTGCTGCTGGCCCACGTGGCCGATGTCGCCGGCCTGCCCTTCGAGCTGGAGTACGACATCGACTCCGATCCGGAGGACGAGACCGCCATCCTGCGCGAGTTCCTGGAGGAGGAAGCCGAGCAGGTGGCCGAGGTCGCGGCCTACGCCGCGGATTCCTTTGCCACGGAAGAGGTGCAGCAAGTGCTGGCGCGGGCCGTGGCCAACCCCACGGAGTTCATGTGGCCGTGGGACCTGGGCGGATCGGAAAGCGCTGCCCACGGCCTGCTCCATCCCGTGGCGCACGACTGGTTCTACCTTGCCGCGGGCATGCTGCGCACCGGCGGCGTTCCTGCCGTTGCGACGGAAGAGAGTCTGGCAAACGCCAAGGATCTGGTGGCCGGCAACACGAACATCGCCGCCACGGCCAGCGGCACGGCCGGGCTGGCCGGGCTCACGACGCTGAAGGAGCAGGGCCACATAGCCGGAAGCGACGCCGTAGGCATCGTGCTCACCAGCGTGGACAGGGCCAGCCTGGAGTGGCGCTGACCTCGCGGTTGCGTCAGCTGCCCTGGGATTGCGACCGGACCTGCCGCCGATCGAGTTGGACATTCCCTGCCATTTACCCTCCACTTCGCCGCCGATCTGGTGCATGATGGGTGCTGTTTTCATCCGTTTGAAACGGTGACCCGACAACCAGAATTATCCCAGGAGGCATACATGAGCGAGCTTTCAGGCAAACAGGTCGTGCTGCTCGTGGCCGACCACCACAACGATTACGAGTTCCTCTACCCCTACATCCGCATGAAAGAGGCCGGCGCCACGGTCAAGATCGCCGGTGCGGACAAGGACGCCGTATACGCCGGCAAGTACGGCATTCCGGCCAAGGCGGACATGAGCTTCGACGAGCTGGACGCGGCTAAGTTCGACGGCGTCATTATCCCCGGCGGCTACGCCCCGGATATCGTGCGCCGCCACGGCGCGGCCAATGACTTCGTGAAGAAGATGTTCGACGCGGGCAAGGTCGTGGCCTTCATCTGCCACGCGGGATGGGTGCCTGTTTCGGCCGGCATCCTGGACGGCAGGCGCTGCACCTCGTTCTTCGCCATCCGCGACGACCTGGTCAATGCCGGGGCGCAGTGGGTGGACGAGGAGGTTGTCGTGGACGGCAACCTGATCTCCAGCCGGACGCCGGACGATCTTCCCGCATTCTGCAAGGCGATCATAGCGGCCATGAACAAGTAATTCGGGACCACCAGCCGCCCCCGAGGCGGCAAAGTACTCCTTGTCTTCAATCAGCGCACAAGCCGGCCGGAGCTCGCTCCAGCCGGCTTTTTCTTTTATTTCGTGCCAATACCTCCGACAGCGCAGATGCTTTCAATCGTATGTACTCCCAACTCTGTTGAATATTGACAAATACACTTGAAGTATCTGTTCGTGTTCAAATTTCGAAACATTCCTTACTAAATAATTGTGCCGGGGGGCTATATGATCAAAAAAGCATTTGGGAAAAGACTGCGTTCGTTGCGCAATCTCGCTGGGTTAACCCAGGAATACTTATCAACAGAACTTGG from Oceanidesulfovibrio marinus includes:
- a CDS encoding PLP-dependent lyase/thiolase: MDMALHCPACAVDYRIMDRHFACPKAQPDAEHLLRQVHRARPEIELWRDAWDDGERGSFRVFRNALSSHLLAGEQGYLAQLEGINDNLMRFHGLTFEATALFSARPLAAAIGHDGLLLAKDETANVGGSNTARHLMGTLLYIEAHRRLTDSPAKTPLAIHSCGDAALGAAIVARAGEYPLHCFVPRDVDPELENLLRSHGAYIEKVIPRTGELGDPCYRAFREAVSERGFLPFATSGPDNWSGIEGGRTLGYELALQLSEAGIELDHLVLQVGGGAMARAVVEALESCREWGMLERVPRIHAVQPTGSFPFVRCHALLLAHVADVAGLPFELEYDIDSDPEDETAILREFLEEEAEQVAEVAAYAADSFATEEVQQVLARAVANPTEFMWPWDLGGSESAAHGLLHPVAHDWFYLAAGMLRTGGVPAVATEESLANAKDLVAGNTNIAATASGTAGLAGLTTLKEQGHIAGSDAVGIVLTSVDRASLEWR
- a CDS encoding type 1 glutamine amidotransferase domain-containing protein: MSELSGKQVVLLVADHHNDYEFLYPYIRMKEAGATVKIAGADKDAVYAGKYGIPAKADMSFDELDAAKFDGVIIPGGYAPDIVRRHGAANDFVKKMFDAGKVVAFICHAGWVPVSAGILDGRRCTSFFAIRDDLVNAGAQWVDEEVVVDGNLISSRTPDDLPAFCKAIIAAMNK